Sequence from the Luteibacter aegosomaticola genome:
AATGCCAGCAGTCCGCAGGCGGCGAAGGCCGACGACGCCTCCGGCAGCAGGCGCATCAGCGGCACCACGAGCGCGAGGGCGCCGGCGGCGATCGCCAGCGGCGTCAGGCGCGGGCTGCGCCGGTCCACCAGCGTGCCGGCAAGAAAGTGCCCGAGTGGCGACGCCACCAGCAATGCGGCCCCGAAGGTAAACGCCGCCGTGCCCGGCGACAGGCCGTGCTCGCGCTGCAGGACCGAAGGTGCCCACGCGCCAAGGGTCTGCGTGACCAGCACGCTCGCCGCCGCCACGCATAGATAGGCCGCCACCAGCCCGGGGCGCTCGCGCACGGTCGCAAGGATGCCGGCGAAGTGCTTCGGCGGCGCCGCGGGCGCCCACTGCGGCGGTTCGCGGTAGGTGAGCAGCAGAAGCATGAGCACCAGGTTCGGGCCTGTCATGAGCAGGAACAGCAGGCGCCAGTGGGTATGCGCCATCGCGGGGGCCCAACGCACCAGCATCGCGAGCAGCGCGCCACCGGCGAGCAGTGCCGCGCCGCGGCCGACCACGGAGGCGGCGGTAAACACGGCCATCGTGCGCCCGCGCTGCAGGGGCGCGGCTTGTTCAACGATCAGGCCCAGCGCCAACGGGATATACGCGGCCTGGCCCAAACCCATGAGCGCGCGGCCCGCCACCAACACACCGATCTCGGTGCCCACGGCGAACAACAGCATCCCGGCCACCCATGAGCCGATGCAGCCAGCCGCCAGGTACAGCCGATGCCGCGAACGGGCCATCGGCCAGCTGGCGAGCATACCCACCACATATAAGGCGACGAACGCCGGACCATCGAGCAGGCCCAGCTGCGTATCGCTAAGGCCCAGCGAGGCCTTGAGCAGCGGCGCGGCCACGGCGGGCAAGCTGCGGTCAGCGAAGGCCATACAGTGGCCCAGCGCGAGCAGGCCGAGCAGAAAGCCGGGCATTCTCGCCGGCGTTGGATAAGCGTGCGACAAAAACGGATCCCCCAGGACCCGCCCCGCCCTGCCACGGGCGTCGAAGACGATGTCGCTGTATTTCAGGGGTGATCATAGCAACGTGAGACGACTACATTGTGTACGTCCGGCGGTGCACCACGCGGGTGCTACCATCGATCGTCCAGGGGCCCTTTCCGCATGCCGAACGCCGCACGTGCCGAATCCACCCACCTCGATGCCCTCGAGGCGGAGAGCATCCATGTCATCCGGGAGGTGGCCGCCACGTTCCGCCGACCGGTACTGCTCTACTCGATCGGCAAGGATTCCACGGTGCTCCTGCACCTGATGCGCAAGGCGTTCGCGCCCGCCGCACCGTCCATCCCCCTCCTGCACGTCGACACCACCTGGAAGTTCGCGGAGATGATCGCGTTCCGCGACCGGGTGGCCGCCGCGGCCGACCTCCGCCTGCTGGTGCACGTGAACCCCGAGGGCCTGCGCCAGGGCGTGTCGCCGTTCACCCATGGCGCCACCGTCCATACGGACATCATGAAAACCCAGGCGCTGAAGCAGGCGCTTGAGCTGCACGGATTCGACGCCGCCCTGGGCGGAGCGCGCCGCGATGAGGACGCCGCCCGGGCGAAAGAGCGCGTGTTCTCGTTTCGCACCGCCCAGCACCGGTGGGATCCGCGCCAGCAGCGGCCGGAGCTATGGAACCTCTACAACACGCATATCCATCCGGGCGCGAGCGTCCGGGTGTTTCCGCTATCCAACTGGACTGAACTGGATGTGTGGCAGTACATCCGCCGTGAAGCACTCGAGGTGGTCCCCCTGTATTTCGCGAAGCCTCGCCCCGTCGTGGAGCGCGATGGCGCGCTGATCATGGTGGATGACGAGCGCTTCGTACTGCGCGAGGGTGAGGTGGTGGCGTCCCGCCACGTGCGCTTCCGCACGCTTGGCTGCTATCCGCTCACCGGTGCGATTGAGTCCATGGCGGCCACGCTCGACGAAATCATCGCGGAGATGCAGGCCTCGCGGCGCTCAGAGCGCCAGGGGCGTGTCATCGATCGCGATCCGGCCGCTTCCATGGA
This genomic interval carries:
- a CDS encoding MFS transporter; this encodes MPGFLLGLLALGHCMAFADRSLPAVAAPLLKASLGLSDTQLGLLDGPAFVALYVVGMLASWPMARSRHRLYLAAGCIGSWVAGMLLFAVGTEIGVLVAGRALMGLGQAAYIPLALGLIVEQAAPLQRGRTMAVFTAASVVGRGAALLAGGALLAMLVRWAPAMAHTHWRLLFLLMTGPNLVLMLLLLTYREPPQWAPAAPPKHFAGILATVRERPGLVAAYLCVAAASVLVTQTLGAWAPSVLQREHGLSPGTAAFTFGAALLVASPLGHFLAGTLVDRRSPRLTPLAIAAGALALVVPLMRLLPEASSAFAACGLLALASLAGGTAAVAALAGLPQMLSGAARDAGLRLFLAFVTVVGAGLGPLMAGVVSDQLGAGGSGLSEALFDVCAAAGAVGIAAAAVASRSWRRAVAGVTG
- the cysD gene encoding sulfate adenylyltransferase subunit CysD, which translates into the protein MPNAARAESTHLDALEAESIHVIREVAATFRRPVLLYSIGKDSTVLLHLMRKAFAPAAPSIPLLHVDTTWKFAEMIAFRDRVAAAADLRLLVHVNPEGLRQGVSPFTHGATVHTDIMKTQALKQALELHGFDAALGGARRDEDAARAKERVFSFRTAQHRWDPRQQRPELWNLYNTHIHPGASVRVFPLSNWTELDVWQYIRREALEVVPLYFAKPRPVVERDGALIMVDDERFVLREGEVVASRHVRFRTLGCYPLTGAIESMAATLDEIIAEMQASRRSERQGRVIDRDPAASMERKKQEGYF